The Terriglobia bacterium genomic sequence GGGCGGAATGGACGGGCGTACATTCTCACCAAGATGTCGCGTGAGCAAACCGCACGACAGTATCTCGATGTACTTGCGAACCTCACTGGTAAGAGTGCGGTTGCCCGACCGCTCGCAGCGAATCCGGCGCGCTCCGGCGAGGCTCTCTGATGGCGGTCGTTGCAGTCACCGGCGGAACAGGTTTCATCGGACGACACGTCGTTCCACTGCTGCTTGATCGGGGACACTCCGTCCGAGCGCTGGTGCGCAATGGCAACGAACGGACGCTTCCATCCCGCGTCTGCGCTGCTCCCGGCGAGGTCACCGATTCCGCCGCCGTCGAGCGGGCGCTTCGCGGCTCGGAGATTGCGATCCATCTCGCCGGAGTCGCGCACACGACACTTACGAGCAAAGAGGAACATACGCGCGCGCGAGCCGTGAATGCTGGCGGAACGCGCAACGTGCTGGAAGCGGCTGCTCGCCTCGGGGTTCGTCGCGTCGTGCTCGCTTCGAGCGCACACGTTTACGACGGCCAGCGAGGCTGCGGCGTCCGAGAGGATGCGCCGCAAGCGCCCGAGAACCTCTACGCGGAAACCAAGATCGAGGTCGAGAATCTTGCCCATGAATTCGCCGGTCGAGGACTTGAGGTCCTCATTGGTCGTCCATGTCTCACCTACGGGGCGAACGTCCGGTTCAACCTGCTCAGCCTGATGAAGGCGATTGATCGCGGCATTTACTTCCATGCTGGATCTCGCAAAGTGGAGCGCAGCTTCGCGTCGGTTCGTTCCGCAGCTGCGGCGTTCGTCTACTTGGCCGAGAAAGGGATTCCGGGTGAAGCCTATAACATCGCGGATCGTGCGCCGATGCTACTTGAGGACTTCACCAACGACTTGGCTGATCGGATGAAACGTCCTCGCCCAAAGCACATTCCGTTCGCTGTTCTTTGGACCGGCGCAGTTGCGTTCAGCGCTGCCGCCAAGCTCGGGATTAACGGACCTCTCAACCTTGAATCCCTGCGCAAACTTACCAACTCGTTTTCTCTGAATACGGATAAACTGGCGACTGCAGGATTCGTCTGGCCCGACAACGGTGATCAAGCGCGAGAGGAGATGGTGAAAGCGTACCTGGCAAGCAAATGAGTACTGTCTCCCAACCCGCCCGTGCCGTAGCCGATCTCCGATTGCCGACTCGCGGCTATCTTGCCGCGAAGCGCGTGTTCGATATCGTCGCTGCCACGGTGTTGTTGCTGATCATGGGAATTCCCATGATTGTGATCGCCATTCTGATTCGGCTCACCAACAGGGGACCTGCGTTGTACTGGAGCGAGCGAGTTGGCATTAATAACCGCATTTTCCGGATGCCGAAGTTCCGATCGATGCGAATCGACGCGCCGCAACTTGCGACACACTTGTTCCGTGATCCTGACGCTTACCTTACGCCGATCGGCGGGTTTCTCCGCTGCTCCAGCCTGGATGAATTTCCGCAATTGTTCTCCATTCTGAAGGGAGACATAAGCTTTGTCGGACCGCGTCCGGCGCTGTTCAACCAGGATGATCTGGTTGCTCTGCGAACCGAACGAGGAGTCGACAAGCTCATTCCCGGATTGACGGGATGGGCGCAGATCAACGGTCGCGACACGATTCCGATTCCGCAGAAGGTGGAACTTGATGCGTGGTATCTGCAGCACTGCTCGTTCTGGCTCGACCTGAAGATCCTGTTCATGACCGTGTTCAAAGTGGTGCGTACCGAAGACATCAGCCACTGAAGCGTGCGTGCTGTGCTAGGCTGAGACGAATCCCAAGAGAGCTGGCAAACAAAGAATCTTATGCAAATTCTGCATGTTGTGGGCGCTCGTCCGAACTTCATGAAGGTTGCGCCTGTTCACCGCGCGCTGGCGGCGCGCCGCGGGGTCACGCAGGTACTGGTGCACACCGGACAGCATTACGACGTCAACATGTCGGATGTGTTCTTCCAGCAGTTGTCCATTCCGGCTCCGGACGTCAACCTTGGGGTTGGGTCGGGACCACATGGGAAGCAGACGGCGGAGATCATGATCGGGTTCGAGGCGCTGGTGCAGAAGCAGCGACCTGATCTCGTGCTGGTCTACGGCGACGTCAACTCTACGGCTGCTGCTGCGCTGGTGTGCGCGAAGCTCGGGATTCGCATCGGTCACGTCGAAGCTGGACTGAGATCGTTCGACCGGACGATGCCGGAGGAGATCAATCGGCTGGTTACGGACCAGCTTTCGGATCTGCTGTTCACTCCTTCCGACGATGGCGATCGCAACCTCGAACGGGAAGGGATCGCGAAGGAAAAAGTCTTCCTGGTCGGAAACGTGATGATCGATACGCTGATCCGCCTGCTTCCGGCGGCGGAGCGAGTGTCGGTGGACGGCATTCCATCCGCGTACGTCCTGGTCACGCTGCATCGGCCGTCGAACGCAGACGATCCGGAGTCGCTGCGGGCGCTGCTCGAGGCGCTGGGCAAGATCAGCGCGCGGATCGCGGTGGTGTTTCCGGTGCATCCGCGAACGCGGCAGCGGATCCACGACCTTGGGCTGACGCTTCCGGCTTCGGATCGGTTACTGCTGCTGGAGCCGAAACCTTACATTGACTTCCTTGCGCTGCAGCGGCGAGCGGCGGTGGTGCTTACCGACTCGGGCGGCATCCAGGAGGAGACGACTTATCTCGGCGTTCCGTGCATCACGGTGCGGGAGAACACGGAGCGACCGATCACCGTGACGTGCGGGACGAACGTGCTCGTCGGACACGACCTCGAACTGCTGCGCAGGGAACTCGACAAGGTTCTCGATGGTCAGCGCAAGCCGCATCGGATTCCGCCGCTTTGGGATGGGAAGGCGTCGGAGCGGATTGCGGATATTGTTGCCGGTTGATCTACCCACCCCCCTGTTTTCGCTCCTCCTGTTTTCAACGAGTTACGGAAAATTTGGCCGTAAAATATTGAGAGGGAAGAACTTAAATCTGAAAAGCCGATGAAGGTCTTTGTTTTCAGGATTTTGGGCGCGGAAAATGTGCGATTGGGCTGCTTGTTATCGGACGTAAATCGGTCGCAAGTCGCAGGTCCCAAGTCGCGAAAAAACGAGTTCTCGGTTCGCGGTTCTCAGTGAAACTAAGGCCGAGTCGCCCGCAGCAAGGCAAGGGCGAATCCGTCTGAAACAAAGACGGATGGCGGTGGGCCCAAGATTTTGGTCTTGTGCGGAGCGTCGGCGCGGCCGTGTACCGCAGCGACGATGTCGGGATGTAAAAGAGCGAAACGGCAACCGAAGAACCGAAGATCGGGTAGAAAACCAACAAAAACATCCACGGCGAACC encodes the following:
- the wecB gene encoding UDP-N-acetylglucosamine 2-epimerase (non-hydrolyzing) — protein: MQILHVVGARPNFMKVAPVHRALAARRGVTQVLVHTGQHYDVNMSDVFFQQLSIPAPDVNLGVGSGPHGKQTAEIMIGFEALVQKQRPDLVLVYGDVNSTAAAALVCAKLGIRIGHVEAGLRSFDRTMPEEINRLVTDQLSDLLFTPSDDGDRNLEREGIAKEKVFLVGNVMIDTLIRLLPAAERVSVDGIPSAYVLVTLHRPSNADDPESLRALLEALGKISARIAVVFPVHPRTRQRIHDLGLTLPASDRLLLLEPKPYIDFLALQRRAAVVLTDSGGIQEETTYLGVPCITVRENTERPITVTCGTNVLVGHDLELLRRELDKVLDGQRKPHRIPPLWDGKASERIADIVAG
- a CDS encoding NAD(P)-dependent oxidoreductase — translated: MAVVAVTGGTGFIGRHVVPLLLDRGHSVRALVRNGNERTLPSRVCAAPGEVTDSAAVERALRGSEIAIHLAGVAHTTLTSKEEHTRARAVNAGGTRNVLEAAARLGVRRVVLASSAHVYDGQRGCGVREDAPQAPENLYAETKIEVENLAHEFAGRGLEVLIGRPCLTYGANVRFNLLSLMKAIDRGIYFHAGSRKVERSFASVRSAAAAFVYLAEKGIPGEAYNIADRAPMLLEDFTNDLADRMKRPRPKHIPFAVLWTGAVAFSAAAKLGINGPLNLESLRKLTNSFSLNTDKLATAGFVWPDNGDQAREEMVKAYLASK
- a CDS encoding sugar transferase, whose protein sequence is MSTVSQPARAVADLRLPTRGYLAAKRVFDIVAATVLLLIMGIPMIVIAILIRLTNRGPALYWSERVGINNRIFRMPKFRSMRIDAPQLATHLFRDPDAYLTPIGGFLRCSSLDEFPQLFSILKGDISFVGPRPALFNQDDLVALRTERGVDKLIPGLTGWAQINGRDTIPIPQKVELDAWYLQHCSFWLDLKILFMTVFKVVRTEDISH